A single window of Streptomyces sudanensis DNA harbors:
- a CDS encoding DUF5682 family protein: GMLLVHDGRLLALVDAWLTAVPAEAFTGVLPLLRRTFSAYEPGVRRTLGELLRRGPAGGGGAALAGAGAPGFGPGLDEDRADGVLPLLDLLLDHRRPNDDELAGVGR; this comes from the coding sequence GGCATGCTCCTCGTCCACGACGGGAGACTGCTCGCCCTGGTCGACGCGTGGCTGACGGCCGTGCCCGCCGAGGCGTTCACGGGCGTGCTGCCGCTGCTGCGCCGCACGTTCTCCGCGTACGAGCCGGGGGTGCGCCGCACGCTCGGCGAACTCCTCCGGCGCGGACCCGCGGGAGGCGGGGGCGCGGCGCTCGCCGGGGCGGGCGCGCCGGGCTTCGGCCCCGGCCTCGACGAGGACCGCGCCGACGGGGTGCTGCCCCTGCTGGACCTGCTGCTGGACCACCGGCGGCCGAACGACGACGAGCTTGCGGGGGTGGGCCGGTGA
- a CDS encoding VWA domain-containing protein, protein MNGDDERLRRWRMVLGGGAADGTGHTPTGTDAAVDGALSALYGGSGEADRRGRRERSAGLGGSAPSVARWLGDIRTYFPTSVVRVMQRDAIDRLGLSTLLAEPEMLEAVEADVHLVGTLLSLGRALPETTRETARAVVRKVVDDLEKRLATRTRATLTGALDRSARISRPRHRDIDWNRTIRANLGNYLPEYRTVVPERLIGYGRAAQAVRKEVVLCIDQSGSMAASVVYASVFGAVLASMRSIATRLVVFDTSVVDLTDRLGDPVDVLFGTRLGGGTDINRALAYCQSRITRPADTVVVLISDLYEGGIRDEMLKRVAAMKAAGVQFVTLLALSDEGAPAYDREHAAALAALGAPAFACTPDLFPEVMAAALEKRPIPVPEPV, encoded by the coding sequence GTGAACGGCGACGACGAGCGGCTGCGGCGCTGGCGCATGGTGCTCGGCGGGGGAGCGGCGGACGGCACGGGCCACACGCCGACCGGCACCGACGCCGCCGTGGACGGCGCGCTGAGCGCCCTGTACGGCGGGAGCGGTGAGGCGGATCGGCGGGGGCGCCGGGAGCGGTCGGCGGGGCTCGGCGGGTCGGCGCCGTCCGTGGCGCGCTGGCTCGGTGACATCCGCACGTACTTCCCCACCTCCGTCGTGCGGGTCATGCAGCGCGACGCGATCGACCGGCTGGGCCTGTCCACCCTGCTGGCGGAACCGGAGATGCTGGAGGCCGTCGAGGCGGACGTCCACCTCGTCGGCACACTGCTCTCCCTCGGCAGGGCCCTGCCCGAGACGACGCGGGAGACGGCGCGGGCCGTCGTCCGCAAGGTCGTCGACGACCTGGAGAAGCGCCTCGCCACCCGCACCCGGGCCACCCTCACCGGGGCCCTCGACCGCAGTGCCCGCATCAGCCGGCCCCGGCACCGGGACATCGACTGGAACCGCACCATCCGCGCCAACCTGGGCAACTACCTCCCCGAGTACCGCACGGTCGTCCCCGAGCGCCTGATCGGCTACGGACGGGCCGCGCAGGCCGTCAGGAAGGAGGTCGTGCTCTGCATCGACCAGTCCGGGTCGATGGCGGCGTCCGTTGTGTACGCGTCGGTGTTCGGCGCGGTGCTGGCGTCGATGCGGTCGATCGCGACCCGGCTCGTCGTCTTCGACACGTCCGTCGTCGACCTGACCGACCGGCTCGGCGACCCGGTGGACGTGCTGTTCGGCACGCGGCTGGGCGGCGGCACGGACATCAACCGGGCGCTCGCCTACTGCCAGTCGCGGATCACCCGGCCCGCCGACACGGTCGTGGTGCTGATCAGCGACCTCTACGAGGGGGGCATCCGCGACGAGATGCTGAAGCGCGTCGCGGCGATGAAGGCCGCCGGGGTGCAGTTCGTGACGCTGCTCGCCCTGTCCGACGAGGGGGCCCCCGCGTACGACCGGGAGCACGCCGCCGCCCTGGCGGCGCTGGGGGCGCCGGCGTTCGCGTGTACCCCGGACCTCTTCCCCGAGGTGATGGCGGCGGCCCTGGAGAAGCGCCCGATACCGGTTCCCGAGCCGGTCTGA
- the sucC gene encoding ADP-forming succinate--CoA ligase subunit beta, which yields MDLFEYQARDLFAKHGVPVLAGEVIDTPEAAREATERLGGKSVVKAQVKVGGRGKAGGVKLASDPQDAVEKAQQILGMDIKGHTVHKVMIAETAPEIVEEYYVSYLLDRTNRTFLAMASVEGGMDIEEVAATKPEALAKVPVDANEGVTIEKAREIVAQAKFPAEVAEKVAEVLVTLWKTFVAEDALLVEVNPLAKVASGDILALDGKVSLDANADFRQPEHEALEDKAAANPLEAAAKAKGLNYVKLDGEVGIIGNGAGLVMSTLDVVAYAGEAHGGVKPANFLDIGGGASAEVMANGLEIILGDPDVKSVFVNVFGGITACDEVANGIVQALELLKSKGEEVTKPLVVRLDGNNAELGRKILSDANHPLVQRVDTMDGAADKAAELAAAK from the coding sequence GTGGACCTGTTCGAGTACCAGGCGAGGGACCTCTTCGCCAAGCACGGTGTACCGGTGCTGGCCGGTGAAGTCATCGACACGCCTGAGGCGGCGCGCGAGGCGACGGAGCGGCTGGGCGGCAAGTCGGTCGTCAAGGCGCAGGTCAAGGTCGGCGGCCGCGGCAAGGCCGGCGGCGTCAAGCTGGCCTCGGACCCGCAGGACGCGGTCGAGAAGGCCCAGCAGATCCTCGGCATGGACATCAAGGGCCACACGGTCCACAAGGTCATGATCGCCGAGACGGCCCCGGAGATCGTCGAGGAGTACTACGTCTCGTACCTCCTCGACCGCACGAACCGCACCTTCCTGGCCATGGCGTCCGTCGAGGGCGGCATGGACATCGAGGAGGTCGCGGCCACCAAGCCCGAGGCCCTCGCGAAGGTCCCGGTCGACGCCAACGAGGGCGTCACGATCGAGAAGGCCCGCGAGATCGTCGCGCAGGCGAAGTTCCCGGCCGAGGTCGCCGAGAAGGTCGCCGAGGTCCTGGTGACCCTGTGGAAGACGTTCGTCGCGGAGGACGCCCTCCTCGTCGAGGTCAACCCGCTCGCCAAGGTCGCCTCCGGCGACATCCTGGCCCTCGACGGCAAGGTCTCCCTGGACGCCAACGCCGACTTCCGCCAGCCCGAGCACGAGGCGCTGGAGGACAAGGCCGCCGCCAACCCGCTCGAGGCCGCCGCCAAGGCGAAGGGCCTCAACTACGTCAAGCTCGACGGCGAGGTCGGCATCATCGGCAACGGCGCGGGCCTGGTCATGTCCACCCTGGACGTCGTCGCGTACGCCGGTGAGGCGCACGGCGGCGTGAAGCCGGCCAACTTCCTGGACATCGGCGGCGGCGCCTCCGCCGAGGTCATGGCGAACGGCCTGGAGATCATCCTCGGCGACCCGGACGTCAAGTCCGTGTTCGTCAACGTCTTCGGCGGCATCACCGCCTGCGACGAGGTCGCCAACGGCATCGTCCAGGCCCTGGAGCTCCTCAAGTCCAAGGGCGAGGAAGTCACCAAGCCGCTGGTCGTGCGCCTCGACGGCAACAACGCGGAGCTGGGTCGCAAGATCCTGTCGGACGCCAACCACCCGCTGGTGCAGCGCGTGGACACCATGGACGGCGCGGCCGACAAGGCCGCCGAGCTCGCGGCTGCGAAGTAA